A window of the Candidatus Neomarinimicrobiota bacterium genome harbors these coding sequences:
- a CDS encoding IS256 family transposase, whose product MASNKDTAIYEGLLSQFISEADPLQAMLEWIAHQMMQVEASQKVGAPKGTHSTQGKTYFSGTRVRRFDTRLGTMYLLVPKLRSGGYIPFFVTAKKRSEQALMEVVREAFVNGVSTRKIERLAHTLGIENISAGQVSAISQALDAQVEAFRTRELEAEYPVLWIDALYEKIRVNHRGQNLAVLVVMGITRDGTRDVLAVEPMYQESQDTYQALFRQLKDRGLQEVWLCVSDAHQGLQAAIQEEFLGCSWQRCKVHFMRNILAKVSPKQKATVAQRLKQIWHQPDLTTARRYAETVIDEYTEAFPDAMVLLEAGLEDSLQSYAFANLDARKISSTNVLERLNREIRRRSRVAAPFPSMASYLRLITCYLIEYTEDWSTGRSYISATNIEAQAEALPKAA is encoded by the coding sequence ATGGCTTCGAACAAAGATACCGCAATCTATGAGGGATTACTATCACAATTTATCAGCGAAGCCGACCCACTCCAAGCCATGCTGGAATGGATCGCGCACCAGATGATGCAGGTGGAAGCCAGCCAGAAAGTGGGCGCCCCCAAAGGGACGCACTCGACACAGGGGAAGACCTACTTTTCCGGCACGCGCGTCCGCCGGTTTGATACGCGGCTCGGGACGATGTATCTCCTCGTGCCGAAGCTCCGTTCAGGCGGCTATATTCCCTTCTTTGTCACCGCAAAGAAACGGTCGGAACAAGCCTTGATGGAGGTCGTTCGGGAAGCGTTCGTGAATGGCGTCTCCACTCGCAAGATCGAGCGGTTAGCCCACACCTTGGGCATCGAAAACATCTCAGCAGGCCAAGTCTCGGCCATTAGTCAGGCACTGGATGCCCAAGTCGAGGCCTTTCGCACGCGCGAACTCGAGGCGGAGTATCCTGTCTTATGGATCGATGCGCTCTATGAGAAAATCCGGGTCAATCACCGGGGCCAGAATCTGGCCGTCCTCGTGGTCATGGGCATCACGCGGGACGGGACGCGCGACGTACTCGCCGTCGAACCCATGTATCAGGAATCGCAGGACACCTATCAGGCGCTGTTCCGGCAATTAAAAGATCGGGGTCTGCAGGAGGTCTGGCTCTGTGTCTCGGATGCCCATCAGGGGTTGCAGGCGGCGATTCAGGAAGAATTTCTAGGCTGTAGCTGGCAGCGCTGTAAGGTCCACTTCATGCGGAATATCCTGGCCAAGGTGAGTCCGAAGCAGAAAGCCACCGTGGCGCAACGCTTGAAACAGATCTGGCACCAACCGGACCTCACTACGGCCCGCCGCTATGCTGAAACGGTGATAGACGAATATACCGAGGCGTTTCCCGACGCGATGGTGCTCTTGGAGGCGGGCTTAGAAGACAGCCTGCAATCGTATGCGTTTGCCAACCTGGATGCCCGGAAGATCAGTTCCACGAATGTCTTGGAACGGCTCAATCGGGAGATCCGGCGCCGGTCTCGTGTGGCCGCACCGTTTCCCAGTATGGCCTCGTACCTGCGGCTTATTACCTGCTATCTCATCGAATATACGGAGGACTGGAGTACCGGCCGGAGCTATATCAGCGCGACAAACATCGAAGCACAAGCGGAGGCGTTACCCAAAGCGGCGTAG
- a CDS encoding oligosaccharide flippase family protein, giving the protein MPNNIAKNTVMYTLGNILPKVSSYILLPIYTRYLTPSEYGIVNSMGVLNIALAVFFSLSLERAIMRLYWDYESEEKRRDFLGTIALAVAGIATVILCTLFLMHKYVGMIYKGIEFFPYFALAILLSYFQTYSLVPKKYLLLKGKSGIFIGISAFETIINAGFILWFVVGTRSGAVGFLQAQLLGSVIFIPVFLYMIYNNTNLHFHIDTLKSALSFSLPIIPSILAAWVLNMSDRIFIERYFDLNMVGIYSLGYKIAGLVLLVTGGFGMAYAPEFFRLANSKNQVKARKKISEYNHVNILLIIMVCFGIAFFSKEVITVLFDKRYIESYQFTLLISFSYLFSAATGITSKFFQQSKKMMQNAGLSIFAGGINIILNFTLIPPYGAFGAAYATIISMAITFYISYFFARKYCYFVPINWRKILPVIGILVLLVVTFQYLIVFDILLTIIIKMSIMFILGFVFIKKYYYRIRLIIIKG; this is encoded by the coding sequence TTGCCCAATAATATAGCTAAAAACACCGTTATGTATACTTTAGGGAATATACTCCCCAAAGTATCCAGTTATATATTGTTACCTATTTATACACGTTATCTTACACCATCTGAATATGGCATTGTAAATTCTATGGGTGTATTGAATATAGCGCTTGCAGTATTTTTTTCACTAAGCCTTGAACGGGCAATTATGCGGCTTTACTGGGATTATGAATCCGAAGAAAAACGGCGTGATTTCCTTGGTACTATAGCATTGGCTGTTGCTGGTATTGCCACAGTAATTTTATGCACACTTTTTTTAATGCACAAGTATGTTGGTATGATATACAAAGGAATTGAGTTCTTCCCGTATTTTGCGTTAGCTATTTTGTTATCGTACTTTCAAACCTATTCCCTAGTTCCAAAAAAGTATCTACTACTGAAAGGAAAATCAGGTATATTTATAGGTATCTCTGCTTTTGAAACGATAATAAATGCAGGTTTCATTTTATGGTTTGTTGTAGGAACTAGATCGGGGGCTGTTGGGTTTTTACAGGCTCAATTATTAGGATCTGTTATTTTTATACCAGTTTTTCTATATATGATATATAATAATACTAATTTACATTTTCATATAGATACCTTAAAATCTGCGCTATCTTTTAGTTTACCTATTATCCCTTCGATACTGGCGGCTTGGGTGTTAAACATGTCTGATCGGATTTTTATTGAGAGATATTTTGATCTTAATATGGTTGGTATATATTCCTTAGGTTACAAAATAGCAGGATTAGTGTTATTAGTTACTGGTGGATTTGGAATGGCTTATGCCCCGGAATTTTTCAGGCTCGCCAATTCGAAAAATCAAGTGAAAGCCAGAAAAAAAATATCAGAATATAATCATGTAAATATCCTATTAATTATTATGGTTTGTTTTGGAATTGCATTTTTTAGTAAGGAAGTGATTACCGTATTATTTGACAAAAGATATATTGAATCTTATCAATTCACTTTACTCATCTCATTTTCATATCTTTTTTCGGCTGCTACCGGAATTACGAGCAAATTTTTTCAACAATCGAAAAAAATGATGCAAAATGCTGGACTCTCAATTTTTGCGGGCGGGATTAATATTATACTAAATTTTACTTTAATACCGCCTTACGGAGCTTTTGGAGCCGCCTATGCTACAATAATTTCAATGGCGATCACATTTTATATTTCGTATTTTTTTGCAAGAAAATATTGTTATTTTGTACCAATAAATTGGAGAAAAATTCTTCCTGTAATAGGTATATTGGTTTTATTAGTAGTTACATTTCAGTATCTAATAGTATTTGATATATTACTTACAATTATAATTAAAATGAGCATTATGTTTATTTTAGGTTTTGTTTTTATAAAGAAATATTATTATAGAATTCGCCTAATCATTATTAAAGGATAA
- a CDS encoding glycosyltransferase family 4 protein, which produces MLSGRLLFVINHTDFFLSHRLPIALAAADKGLSVHVASMKTPAANQLTYYNITWHQLPLEAGGMNPFSDLNLLIHLVSLYKSIKPDLIHHVTIKPIIYGGIASRLTKMPAVVHALSGLGFLFIANDIKTKFIRKILSIFLKFAFTHKNLKLILQNPDDRREFVNKNIVNEEKVKIIKGSGVDPNKFKPSPKQQKNTPKILFASRMLRDKGLIEFINASEIIVKMGYKAKFILVGTPDSNNPQSVTKEQLHKFTKHDFISWEGYRSDMEHVFHESDIVCLPSYREGLPKVLIEAASCGKPIVTTDVPGCREIVKNGLNGFLVPPKDSKSLANAIIKLIDNPALRKRMGKNGREMVLKEFTLEKVISDTLNIYQELLKKEYKP; this is translated from the coding sequence ATGTTATCTGGACGTTTACTTTTTGTTATAAATCATACTGATTTCTTTCTTTCCCACAGATTACCTATTGCTTTAGCTGCGGCAGATAAAGGGCTGAGTGTACACGTTGCATCAATGAAAACTCCAGCAGCCAATCAATTAACCTATTACAATATTACTTGGCATCAGCTACCCCTTGAGGCTGGAGGAATGAATCCATTTTCTGATTTAAATCTTTTAATTCATCTAGTTAGTTTATACAAAAGTATTAAACCGGACTTAATCCATCATGTAACCATAAAACCAATAATTTATGGTGGTATTGCATCGCGATTGACTAAAATGCCAGCCGTAGTACACGCCCTTTCTGGGCTAGGGTTTTTGTTTATTGCTAATGATATTAAAACAAAATTTATTAGGAAGATATTAAGTATATTTTTAAAGTTTGCGTTTACACATAAAAATTTAAAATTAATTTTACAAAATCCGGATGATAGGAGGGAGTTTGTAAATAAAAATATTGTTAATGAAGAAAAAGTTAAAATTATAAAAGGTTCCGGTGTTGATCCAAACAAGTTCAAGCCTAGCCCAAAACAGCAAAAAAATACTCCCAAAATTTTGTTTGCCTCAAGGATGCTCAGAGATAAAGGGCTTATTGAATTCATTAATGCTTCGGAAATAATCGTAAAGATGGGATATAAAGCAAAATTTATTCTTGTTGGAACACCAGATAGTAATAACCCTCAGTCGGTAACAAAGGAACAATTACACAAATTCACTAAACATGATTTTATCTCTTGGGAAGGATACCGAAGTGACATGGAGCATGTTTTTCACGAATCAGATATTGTATGTTTACCTTCTTATAGAGAGGGTTTGCCCAAAGTATTAATTGAAGCAGCTTCTTGTGGAAAACCCATTGTTACCACTGACGTTCCTGGTTGTAGGGAAATTGTGAAAAATGGTTTGAATGGTTTTTTAGTGCCTCCCAAAGACTCAAAATCTTTAGCAAATGCAATCATAAAATTGATTGATAATCCAGCACTAAGAAAACGAATGGGAAAAAATGGGCGTGAAATGGTGCTAAAGGAGTTTACTTTAGAAAAGGTCATTAGTGATACATTAAATATTTATCAAGAATTATTAAAGAAAGAGTATAAACCATGA
- a CDS encoding glycosyltransferase — MHLNIDYIASININGNSGKEKATGEKLSALESSQHSVDSFVLRKESSTLITKLFVIIFLELNYLFKKIFSKNPPDLIFTRSTFGFSEYIIGNLFHVPVIREIHGDFIDEANIFFEKNRVLKLFSVLYSKYINFFLKKSNGIIFNNDLLEKHFTDNYRLNGIQKITISNGCSIDKFYPIDPSIARLKLGLDPDIIYLLFIGSVNKWHGVEYLIDTQNEISSLSNRFRLLIVGANENSYVNKLKGKSSANRDIIFKGRVSADESLLYINASNISLIPVNPVRVSPGSPLKLFDTIACGKPVITQINTPGYSDITQKYNIGYTCNFFKPRESALKIIEISKKIDYEEFRNHNRLVAEKYLSWNKIIEKWISFGLLVKKGSKSVAY; from the coding sequence TTGCATTTAAATATTGACTATATAGCAAGCATTAATATAAATGGTAATTCAGGAAAGGAAAAAGCTACAGGGGAAAAGCTATCCGCTCTTGAATCGTCTCAACATAGTGTCGATAGTTTTGTTTTAAGGAAAGAGAGTTCAACATTAATTACTAAACTTTTTGTAATCATATTTTTAGAGTTAAACTATCTATTTAAGAAAATTTTTTCCAAAAATCCCCCAGATTTAATATTTACCAGAAGCACATTTGGGTTTAGCGAGTATATAATTGGCAACCTTTTTCATGTCCCAGTTATCAGGGAAATACACGGAGATTTTATTGACGAGGCTAATATATTTTTTGAAAAAAACAGAGTATTAAAATTATTCTCAGTTCTTTATTCAAAGTATATAAACTTCTTTTTAAAAAAATCTAATGGAATAATTTTTAATAATGACTTATTAGAAAAACACTTTACTGATAATTATAGACTCAATGGAATCCAAAAAATCACAATTTCAAATGGATGTAGTATAGATAAATTTTATCCTATCGACCCAAGTATTGCAAGACTGAAGTTAGGACTAGATCCGGATATAATTTATTTGTTATTCATCGGTTCCGTTAATAAATGGCATGGAGTCGAATATCTGATTGATACTCAAAATGAAATCAGCTCTTTATCAAATCGATTTAGACTTTTAATAGTTGGTGCAAATGAAAATTCATATGTAAATAAGTTAAAAGGAAAATCTTCAGCAAATAGGGATATTATTTTTAAGGGGCGAGTAAGTGCAGACGAATCATTACTGTATATTAATGCATCAAATATTAGCCTAATACCTGTGAATCCTGTTAGGGTAAGTCCCGGCAGCCCTTTGAAATTATTTGATACTATTGCTTGTGGGAAACCAGTCATCACACAGATAAATACTCCTGGTTATAGTGATATTACACAAAAATATAATATAGGATATACTTGCAACTTTTTTAAACCAAGAGAATCAGCACTAAAAATTATTGAAATATCAAAAAAAATAGATTATGAGGAGTTTAGAAATCATAATCGCCTTGTCGCGGAAAAATATTTGAGCTGGAATAAAATAATAGAAAAATGGATTTCATTTGGATTGTTAGTTAAAAAGGGAAGTAAATCAGTTGCTTATTGA
- a CDS encoding sulfotransferase domain-containing protein: MNIKNMIRRYKRILLEQSIRNYLEVFDDDIFLVSYPRSGNTWMRFLLGSLLYEERIDWNNFEEYIPDIYRNTDKELKKLQRPRVLKSHHPYDKRYNKVIYLVRDVRDVLVSYYKFHLKFGKIKDGYSLDEFIIDFVSGNLDDFGTWGENVEGWIGNRNKVKYGFLLIRYEDLLDDTYGEIIKVLEFLNCKVEKDKINDAIEWSSFSNMRKLENNQKDSQLFKNADRDIKFVNKGKFGTWKNVLNSTQRNIIHNEYSDILVKLGYKI; encoded by the coding sequence ATGAATATTAAAAATATGATTAGAAGATATAAAAGAATCCTATTAGAACAGTCGATTCGTAATTATCTAGAAGTGTTTGACGATGATATATTTTTAGTGTCTTATCCCCGCTCCGGAAATACTTGGATGAGATTTTTATTAGGTTCATTATTGTACGAGGAGAGAATTGATTGGAATAACTTTGAAGAATACATTCCAGATATATATAGGAATACGGATAAGGAGTTGAAAAAATTACAGAGACCTAGAGTACTAAAAAGTCACCATCCCTATGACAAAAGATACAATAAAGTTATTTATTTAGTAAGGGATGTAAGGGATGTTTTAGTTTCTTATTATAAATTTCATTTAAAATTCGGAAAAATAAAAGATGGATATTCTTTGGATGAATTTATTATAGATTTTGTCAGCGGAAACTTAGATGATTTTGGTACATGGGGTGAAAATGTAGAAGGTTGGATTGGTAATCGGAATAAAGTAAAATATGGCTTTTTATTAATTCGTTATGAGGATTTATTGGATGATACTTATGGTGAAATAATTAAGGTCTTAGAATTCTTAAATTGTAAGGTGGAGAAGGATAAAATTAATGATGCGATTGAGTGGTCTTCATTTTCGAATATGAGAAAACTCGAAAATAATCAGAAGGATTCTCAATTATTTAAAAATGCTGATAGAGATATTAAATTTGTTAATAAAGGCAAGTTTGGAACATGGAAAAACGTACTAAATAGCACCCAAAGGAATATTATTCATAACGAGTATTCCGATATTTTGGTTAAATTAGGATATAAAATATAA
- a CDS encoding glycosyltransferase: MLPKISIITPSFNQSEFLELSIKSVIEQNYPNLEFIVMDGGSSDETLDILNKYDKDIDYWKSERDRGQADAINKGFKLSNGIIIGWLNSDDLLAPNSLFKVAEAYNTNPGEKIFFGDCSVIDHRGNFVSTKITKDFDWHTILLGKSLGQPAVFMNREILKEIGYLEYQLQYALDWAFFLKAFYFYKNNQTKYINSVLGISREYEGTKSRTGLNEKGEERREILKKFFKEFISVDKSTAMKAYAGTYKVQFFDELFAAKLLSSFRSIIYVLYYNPSIILKNIDKIRWIINKAMNRAQEKYE, translated from the coding sequence ATGTTACCTAAAATTAGCATAATAACACCTTCTTTTAATCAATCGGAGTTTTTAGAACTCTCAATTAAATCAGTTATTGAACAAAATTATCCTAATCTGGAATTTATTGTGATGGATGGCGGTAGTAGTGACGAGACTCTAGATATTTTAAATAAATACGATAAAGATATCGATTATTGGAAAAGTGAAAGGGATCGAGGGCAGGCCGATGCAATTAATAAGGGATTTAAGTTATCTAATGGCATAATTATCGGTTGGTTAAATTCAGATGATTTACTCGCACCAAACTCCCTTTTTAAAGTGGCAGAAGCCTACAATACAAATCCAGGGGAAAAGATTTTTTTTGGTGATTGTTCGGTAATAGACCACCGAGGGAATTTTGTTTCAACTAAAATAACGAAAGATTTTGATTGGCACACAATATTATTGGGTAAGAGTCTGGGACAGCCTGCGGTTTTCATGAACAGGGAAATTTTGAAAGAAATAGGATATCTTGAATATCAATTGCAATATGCTCTTGACTGGGCTTTTTTTTTAAAAGCATTTTATTTTTATAAAAACAATCAAACAAAATACATTAATTCAGTATTAGGGATTTCCAGAGAATATGAAGGGACGAAAAGTCGCACTGGCTTAAATGAAAAAGGGGAAGAACGAAGGGAGATTTTAAAAAAATTTTTTAAGGAATTTATTAGTGTTGATAAATCGACAGCGATGAAAGCATACGCGGGAACATATAAGGTCCAATTTTTCGATGAATTGTTTGCTGCTAAATTACTGTCCTCCTTTCGGAGTATAATTTATGTTCTCTATTATAATCCCTCCATTATATTAAAAAATATTGATAAAATAAGGTGGATAATTAATAAAGCGATGAATAGAGCACAAGAAAAGTACGAGTAA
- a CDS encoding CatB-related O-acetyltransferase gives MYNRLKQFLYQKYLSTKFEIKFYSNVRVNNNSKFEGCNALYNNVSFLNSELGLGSYIANNSIIKKTKIGRFCSIGGNVRTGLGIHPTKKFVSTHPAFYSLKKQAGFTFVKKQLFEEHRYVDEEKKYYVEIGNDVWIGNNVLILDGVKIGNGAVIAAGSIVNKNVDDYAIVGGIPSEIIKYRYGENIRDILLKIKWWKWNVEEFKKKSDKFKNIDLFINEFSND, from the coding sequence ATGTATAACCGACTTAAACAATTCCTGTATCAAAAATATCTTAGTACAAAATTTGAAATTAAATTTTATAGTAATGTAAGGGTTAATAATAATTCAAAATTTGAAGGATGTAATGCTCTATATAATAATGTCTCTTTTTTGAATTCAGAATTAGGCTTGGGTAGTTATATTGCTAATAATTCTATTATTAAAAAAACTAAGATCGGCCGTTTCTGTTCGATTGGCGGTAATGTGAGAACAGGTTTGGGAATTCACCCAACCAAAAAATTCGTATCAACGCACCCGGCTTTCTATTCTCTTAAAAAACAAGCAGGTTTTACTTTTGTTAAAAAACAGTTATTTGAGGAGCATAGGTATGTGGATGAAGAGAAAAAATATTATGTAGAAATAGGTAATGATGTATGGATTGGTAATAATGTTTTAATTTTGGATGGAGTTAAAATAGGTAATGGCGCAGTGATTGCCGCTGGTTCGATTGTAAATAAAAATGTTGATGATTATGCCATTGTAGGTGGTATTCCATCTGAAATTATTAAATATAGGTATGGTGAAAATATTAGAGATATACTTTTAAAAATTAAGTGGTGGAAATGGAATGTAGAGGAATTTAAAAAAAAATCGGATAAGTTTAAAAATATTGATCTTTTTATAAATGAATTTAGCAATGATTAA
- a CDS encoding NAD-dependent epimerase/dehydratase has translation METILLTGATGFLGSHLLEALVNEGYEVSIIKRSTSNTWRIKNLLSQVESYDVDKVPIAKAFEYRRIDAVVHTACHYGRNDDPVSKVVETNLMFGLQLFETAVFFNTAVFFNTGTLLQKHPNAYLHAYTLSKKQFVEWLQEMSDRINIINLKLEHMYGPRDDPSKFTTWVVRSCLKNKEKIELTPGEQKRDFIFVNDVVNAYKILLEKYREESPNFLEFEVGRGKAVTIRNFVETVKRLTNSETELDFGAKSYRENEIMHSEADIFALSDYGWKPRYSLKEGLNILINNEKKLNRIL, from the coding sequence ATGGAAACAATACTACTAACAGGTGCTACCGGGTTCTTAGGTAGTCACTTACTTGAAGCGCTAGTAAATGAAGGCTATGAAGTTAGCATCATCAAACGTTCCACTTCGAATACGTGGAGAATAAAAAACCTACTTTCTCAAGTTGAAAGTTATGATGTTGATAAAGTGCCGATTGCCAAAGCATTTGAATATAGACGTATCGATGCAGTAGTTCACACTGCTTGCCACTATGGACGAAATGATGACCCAGTGAGCAAAGTTGTTGAGACCAACTTAATGTTTGGCCTACAATTGTTCGAAACGGCTGTTTTTTTCAATACGGCTGTTTTTTTCAATACGGGTACTTTATTACAGAAACATCCTAACGCTTACCTTCATGCTTATACGCTTTCAAAAAAACAGTTCGTTGAATGGCTTCAAGAAATGTCAGATAGGATTAATATAATTAACCTAAAATTAGAACATATGTATGGCCCTAGAGATGATCCCTCAAAATTTACTACTTGGGTTGTTCGGAGTTGCCTTAAAAATAAAGAAAAAATAGAATTGACCCCTGGTGAACAAAAACGTGACTTCATATTTGTAAATGATGTTGTAAACGCTTATAAAATTTTGTTAGAGAAGTATCGTGAGGAAAGTCCAAATTTCTTGGAGTTTGAGGTTGGAAGGGGTAAAGCAGTCACGATACGAAATTTTGTGGAAACCGTTAAAAGGTTAACAAATTCTGAGACTGAACTTGATTTTGGTGCAAAATCATATCGAGAAAATGAGATTATGCATTCTGAAGCTGATATATTTGCATTATCTGATTATGGCTGGAAACCAAGATATAGTTTGAAAGAAGGTCTAAATATTTTAATAAACAATGAAAAAAAATTAAACAGAATATTGTAA
- a CDS encoding TIGR00180 family glycosyltransferase: protein MNLSNKFTLIIPTFNRHSYVKRSIDYYVGAPFSVIYLDSSEESIENQNFKKNIHYIHCPKKGFVKKIHTCLENINTKYVALCADDDFIPLDSIKFGLKFLEDNNSFKTVQGLNVGFLNKFNGEFYYSNNIQSYDANEINFGLIKNAEIFWQNYRNVLWSLQHRDNLLVSFDILSKKKIINDNYIEFVIGCIACAQGGIKYIDKIWNVRERFADDHWAHRHKSIKNFYINSETRKEFKHFEKIIDNQTIKGYSKHCLKNYLKFTVLDIAKQIFKQLLLNFHLIQKYPKTNTNSNLDELVRLEFKKYPHLKNIKKILEQEYY from the coding sequence GTGAATCTATCTAACAAATTTACGTTAATAATTCCTACTTTTAATAGGCATTCATATGTAAAAAGATCTATAGATTACTATGTTGGAGCACCGTTTAGTGTAATTTACCTGGATTCAAGTGAAGAGTCCATTGAGAATCAGAATTTTAAAAAAAATATTCACTATATACACTGTCCGAAAAAGGGTTTTGTTAAGAAAATTCATACTTGTTTAGAAAATATTAATACAAAATATGTGGCGTTATGTGCAGATGACGATTTTATCCCGTTAGATTCAATAAAATTTGGATTAAAATTTTTGGAGGATAATAACTCTTTTAAAACTGTTCAAGGATTGAATGTAGGATTTCTAAATAAATTCAATGGGGAATTTTATTATTCAAATAATATTCAGTCTTATGATGCCAATGAAATAAATTTTGGGCTAATAAAAAATGCCGAAATCTTTTGGCAAAATTATAGAAATGTTTTATGGTCTTTACAGCATAGAGATAATTTATTAGTATCATTTGACATTTTGTCAAAAAAAAAAATAATCAATGATAACTATATTGAATTTGTAATTGGTTGTATTGCATGTGCTCAAGGAGGTATCAAGTACATAGATAAAATTTGGAATGTTAGAGAACGTTTCGCGGATGATCATTGGGCACATAGACATAAATCTATAAAAAACTTTTATATCAACTCTGAAACAAGAAAAGAATTTAAGCATTTTGAAAAAATCATAGATAATCAAACTATTAAGGGATATTCAAAACATTGTTTAAAAAATTATTTAAAATTTACTGTATTAGATATAGCTAAGCAGATATTTAAACAGTTATTATTAAATTTCCACCTTATTCAAAAATACCCCAAAACAAATACTAATAGCAATCTTGATGAATTAGTGCGGTTGGAATTTAAAAAATACCCACACCTAAAAAATATAAAAAAAATTTTAGAACAGGAATACTACTAA
- a CDS encoding FAD-dependent oxidoreductase, producing the protein MKTVILGSGIAGLSISYFLGHENCLIYEKKNYYGGHVHSYNKNGFVWDEGPHVSFTNNQFVKDFLKKSLGESRILEYPVETVNYYHGDWIPHPAQSNMYAIPEGLREECFNDFINTRDENHEIENYKDWLIAAFGPTFYEEFPRKYTEKYWTVAPEELTTDWIGKRVFYPDVETVKKGYKGDLDEQTHYIKHVRYPKNGGFVSFLDGIMKNSNIYYRKDATKIDLIEKRIIFSDDTSINYDRLISTIPLPDFVKLSDAPNDIESASKKLLYSSILLINIEVSHPAVRNENWIYVYDKGKYSTRIYCTEIMSRNNAPEGKCGIQVEVYCSKYDKFEKRYSEIARTVIDELIEMGLVISIDHVINFHTKFVRWGNVIFDHKRKSAQEAILNWLSNYGLVREEDDLEPLTIWENKFRANVKLGSIILAGRYAQWKYYWTDDCVLRGKYISESI; encoded by the coding sequence ATGAAGACAGTAATTCTTGGTTCTGGTATTGCGGGTCTGAGCATTTCATATTTCCTTGGGCATGAAAATTGTTTAATCTATGAAAAAAAGAATTATTATGGAGGACATGTTCATTCTTACAATAAAAATGGTTTTGTTTGGGACGAAGGTCCACATGTTTCATTTACTAATAACCAATTTGTAAAAGATTTTTTAAAAAAGAGTTTAGGTGAATCACGTATTCTTGAATATCCAGTTGAAACAGTAAATTATTATCATGGAGATTGGATACCTCATCCAGCTCAAAGTAACATGTATGCAATTCCAGAAGGACTTAGGGAAGAATGTTTTAATGATTTTATTAATACGAGAGATGAAAACCATGAAATCGAAAATTATAAAGACTGGCTAATCGCAGCATTTGGGCCAACTTTTTATGAAGAATTTCCCAGAAAATACACAGAGAAATATTGGACTGTTGCGCCTGAAGAACTGACAACTGATTGGATTGGCAAAAGAGTATTTTATCCTGATGTTGAAACGGTAAAGAAGGGCTATAAAGGTGATTTGGATGAACAAACTCATTATATTAAACATGTAAGGTATCCTAAAAACGGTGGGTTTGTTAGTTTTTTGGATGGAATAATGAAAAATTCCAATATTTACTACCGAAAAGACGCCACTAAAATTGATCTTATAGAAAAGAGAATTATATTTAGTGACGACACATCGATTAACTATGATCGCTTAATTTCAACAATACCATTACCAGATTTTGTAAAATTAAGTGATGCTCCAAATGATATTGAATCAGCCTCTAAAAAATTATTATATTCCTCCATCCTTTTAATAAATATTGAAGTAAGCCATCCCGCGGTTAGAAACGAAAATTGGATTTACGTATATGATAAAGGTAAGTATAGTACAAGGATTTATTGTACAGAGATAATGTCGCGCAATAATGCACCAGAGGGAAAATGTGGTATCCAGGTAGAGGTATACTGTTCAAAATATGATAAATTTGAAAAAAGATATTCTGAAATTGCAAGAACTGTAATCGATGAATTAATAGAAATGGGGCTAGTAATTTCTATAGACCATGTTATAAACTTTCATACAAAATTTGTTAGATGGGGAAACGTTATTTTTGATCATAAACGTAAATCAGCTCAAGAAGCAATCCTAAATTGGCTGTCTAATTATGGCCTTGTAAGAGAAGAAGATGACTTAGAACCACTGACTATCTGGGAAAATAAATTTAGGGCAAATGTTAAACTTGGTTCTATTATATTAGCTGGTAGATATGCACAGTGGAAATATTATTGGACTGATGATTGTGTCTTAAGAGGAAAATATATAAGTGAATCTATCTAA